In Kordia antarctica, the following proteins share a genomic window:
- a CDS encoding DinB family protein: MKKHIFLLVIFVSSFAKAQDTPISAFLEKWENSKDYLVEMAEAMPEDKYDYKPTERQKTFKEQLLHIKQNMDWLSNRYFAKATLENIKVTYPTKAEVIEAMKTSFDNTATIIKTATPEDLKELVEFFAGQKTKLQILNLLQDHVTHHRGQLIVYLNLNDIKPPTYRGW; this comes from the coding sequence ATGAAAAAACACATATTTCTTCTAGTCATTTTCGTAAGTTCATTCGCGAAAGCGCAAGACACACCAATTTCAGCTTTTTTGGAAAAATGGGAGAACTCTAAAGATTATTTAGTAGAAATGGCAGAAGCAATGCCTGAAGATAAGTATGATTATAAACCAACCGAACGTCAAAAGACATTTAAAGAGCAGTTATTGCATATAAAACAGAATATGGATTGGTTGAGCAATCGGTATTTCGCGAAAGCAACACTTGAAAATATAAAAGTAACATACCCTACAAAAGCGGAAGTGATTGAAGCCATGAAGACATCTTTTGACAATACAGCAACAATTATAAAAACTGCAACTCCAGAAGATTTAAAAGAGTTGGTAGAATTTTTTGCAGGTCAAAAAACGAAATTGCAAATCTTGAATTTACTGCAAGATCATGTGACACATCACAGAGGACAACTCATCGTGTATTTGAACCTCAACGACATAAAACCGCCAACATATCGTGGTTGGTAG
- a CDS encoding c-type cytochrome, with translation MKVAFSIFILITIAGMALLVFINIEEQEKTYASQPIFICGTPSLDSSEEAKKGRSLFNANCAACHKLDAQSTGPLLRSINERYSAEDIIKFMKNDFSGEIKYSGERGYKCNPFPNLTDADIKNILSYTH, from the coding sequence ATGAAAGTTGCTTTTTCCATATTTATATTAATTACCATTGCTGGAATGGCTTTATTGGTATTTATAAATATTGAAGAACAAGAAAAAACGTACGCTTCACAACCAATTTTTATCTGTGGAACTCCTTCTCTAGATTCTTCTGAAGAAGCAAAAAAAGGAAGAAGCTTATTTAACGCAAATTGTGCTGCTTGTCATAAATTAGACGCGCAATCTACTGGTCCGCTATTACGAAGTATTAACGAACGCTATTCTGCGGAAGACATTATAAAGTTTATGAAAAATGATTTTTCAGGGGAAATTAAATATTCTGGAGAACGAGGTTATAAGTGCAATCCGTTTCCAAACCTAACTGATGCCGATATTAAAAATATTCTCTCATATACACACTAA
- the hemB gene encoding porphobilinogen synthase: MFPLRRNRRLRANAAIRGLVRENIITANDFLVPLFVVEGKGIKEEILSMPNYYRHSLDTLVTEVKLLWSLGLRSVLLFVKVPDNLKDNKGTEALNADGLMQRAIKTVKNTCPDIIIMTDVALDPYSSFGHDGIVEEGKIINDDTIEVLAEMSVSHAEAGANIVAPSDMMDGRILSIREALEDEGFVDVGIMSYSAKYASAFYGPFRDALDSAPGFGDKKTYQMDPANRHEAMRETEMDIDEGADIVMVKPGMAYLDIVREIKNEFDVPVAVYQVSGEYAMIKAAAEKGWLNHDEVMMESIMAFKRAGADVIASYFAKDVIKLLS; the protein is encoded by the coding sequence ATGTTCCCACTTCGAAGAAATAGACGTTTACGTGCCAATGCTGCGATTCGCGGTTTGGTCAGAGAAAATATAATTACAGCAAACGATTTTTTAGTGCCACTTTTTGTGGTGGAAGGCAAAGGAATCAAAGAAGAAATTCTGTCCATGCCAAATTATTACCGACATAGTTTAGATACATTAGTTACTGAAGTAAAATTGCTTTGGAGTTTAGGTTTGCGCTCCGTTTTGCTGTTTGTAAAAGTGCCCGATAATTTAAAAGATAACAAAGGAACAGAAGCTTTAAATGCAGATGGTTTGATGCAACGCGCTATTAAAACCGTCAAAAATACCTGTCCTGATATAATTATTATGACAGATGTTGCGCTCGATCCGTATTCTTCTTTTGGTCATGATGGAATTGTGGAAGAAGGAAAAATTATCAATGACGATACGATTGAAGTTTTGGCTGAAATGAGCGTTTCGCATGCGGAAGCTGGCGCTAATATTGTGGCGCCAAGTGATATGATGGACGGACGAATTTTAAGCATCCGTGAAGCGTTAGAAGATGAAGGTTTCGTAGATGTTGGCATTATGAGTTACAGCGCAAAATACGCGTCTGCTTTTTACGGACCTTTTCGTGATGCACTCGATTCTGCTCCTGGTTTTGGCGATAAAAAAACCTACCAAATGGATCCTGCAAATCGGCATGAAGCCATGCGCGAAACTGAAATGGATATTGATGAAGGCGCCGATATTGTGATGGTAAAACCTGGAATGGCGTATTTGGATATTGTGCGAGAAATTAAAAATGAATTTGATGTTCCTGTTGCGGTCTATCAAGTTAGTGGCGAATATGCAATGATTAAAGCTGCGGCTGAAAAAGGTTGGCTCAACCATGATGAAGTTATGATGGAATCGATTATGGCATTTAAACGTGCTGGCGCAGATGTCATTGCGAGTTATTTTGCTAAAGATGTGATTAAATTATTATCGTAA
- a CDS encoding CNNM domain-containing protein → MTLLILYGVVSIFFSFLCSILEAVLLSVTPTFVNIKKKEGKPYADALKELKKDVDKPLIAILTLNTIAHTVGAIMVGAEAKKIFNDEGYGVFIVSSVMTILILVTSEIIPKTIGATYWRQLANFTTKTLGIMVTILKYTGILWVLQLFTKIIGSKGHGSVLSREDFSAMTEIATDKGVFHESESKVIRNLLGFRDILVKDVMTPRSVLKIVASDKTIQQFFDENPNLKFSRIPIHGAKEDDISGYVLKDKIMEAIIHGRGEEPLESIRRELLVTERNLPIPELFEQLIEQREHIALVVDEYGSVSGLVSQEDVIETLLGLEIMDESDNVADLQQLARKSWENRAKKLGLIEKNNPEE, encoded by the coding sequence ATGACACTATTAATACTTTACGGAGTAGTTTCTATTTTTTTCTCGTTTTTATGCTCCATTTTGGAAGCTGTACTTTTGAGCGTTACACCAACGTTTGTAAACATTAAAAAGAAGGAAGGAAAACCATATGCAGATGCTTTAAAAGAACTTAAAAAAGACGTAGATAAACCGTTAATCGCGATTCTTACGTTGAATACAATTGCGCACACAGTTGGTGCAATTATGGTTGGTGCAGAAGCAAAAAAGATATTTAATGACGAAGGTTACGGCGTATTTATTGTGTCTTCTGTGATGACAATTTTGATTTTAGTTACTTCTGAAATTATTCCAAAAACAATTGGCGCTACGTATTGGAGACAGTTGGCAAATTTTACCACAAAAACGCTTGGAATTATGGTAACGATTTTAAAATACACTGGAATTCTGTGGGTTTTACAATTGTTCACAAAAATTATTGGAAGTAAAGGTCACGGAAGTGTATTGAGTAGAGAAGATTTTAGCGCAATGACGGAAATTGCAACCGACAAAGGTGTTTTTCACGAATCGGAAAGTAAAGTGATTCGCAACTTATTAGGTTTTAGAGATATTTTAGTGAAAGATGTGATGACGCCGCGATCTGTGTTAAAAATTGTTGCTTCTGATAAAACGATTCAACAGTTTTTTGATGAAAATCCGAATTTGAAATTCTCTCGAATTCCCATACATGGAGCAAAAGAAGATGATATTTCTGGATATGTTTTGAAAGATAAAATAATGGAAGCCATTATTCACGGAAGAGGCGAAGAACCGTTAGAATCTATTAGAAGAGAATTATTAGTAACTGAACGTAATTTACCAATTCCAGAATTGTTTGAGCAACTTATTGAACAGCGCGAACATATTGCGTTGGTTGTAGATGAATACGGTTCGGTAAGTGGTTTGGTAAGTCAAGAAGATGTGATTGAAACCTTGCTTGGTTTAGAAATTATGGATGAAAGTGATAACGTTGCCGATTTGCAACAATTGGCACGTAAAAGCTGGGAGAATAGAGCTAAGAAATTAGGCTTGATAGAAAAAAATAACCCAGAAGAATAA